In the Gorilla gorilla gorilla isolate KB3781 chromosome 10, NHGRI_mGorGor1-v2.1_pri, whole genome shotgun sequence genome, one interval contains:
- the ACRBP gene encoding acrosin-binding protein isoform X1, giving the protein MRKPAAGFLPSLLKVLLLPLAPAAAQDSTQASTPGSPLSPTEYERFFALLTPTWKAETTCRLRATHGCRNPTLVQLDQYENHGLVPDGAVCSNLPYASWFESFCQFTQYRCSNHVYYAKRVLCSQPISILSPNTLKEIEAPAEVSPTTMTSPISPHFTVTERQTFQPWPERLSNNVEELLQSSLSLGGQEQAPEHKQEQGVEHRQELTQEHKQEEGQKQQEQEEEQEEGKQEEGQGTKEGLEAASQLQTDSEPKFHSESLSSNPSSFAPRVREVESTPMMMENIQELIRSAQEIDEMNEIYDENSYWRNQNPGSLLQLPHTEALLVLCYSIVENTCIITPTAKAWKYMEEEILGFGKSVCDSLGRRHMSTCALCDFCSLKLEQCHSEASLQRQQCDTSHKTPFVSPLLASQSLSIGNQVGSPESGRFYGLDLYGGLRMDFWCARLATKGCEDVRVSGWLQTEFLSFQDGDFPTKICDTDYIQYPNYCSFKSQQCLMRNRNRKVSRMRCLQNETYSALSPGKSEDVVLRWSQEFSTLTLGQFG; this is encoded by the exons ATGAGGAAGCCAGCCGCTGGCTTCCTTCCCTCACTCCTGAAGG TGCTGCTCCTGCCTCTGGCACCTGCCGCAGCCCAGGATTCGACTCAGGCCTCCACTCCAGGCAGCCCTCTCTCTCCCACCGAATACGAACGCTTCTTCGCACTGCTGACTccaacctggaaggcagagactaCCTGCCGTCTCCGTGCAACCCACGGCTGCCGGAATCCCACACTCGTCCAGCTGGACCAATATGAAAACCACGGCTTAGTGCCCGATG GTGCTGTCTGCTCCAACCTCCCTTATGCCTCCTGGTTTGAGTCTTTCTGCCAGTTTACTCAGTACCGTTGCTCCAACCACGTCTACTATGCCAAG AGAGTCCTGTGTTCCCAGCCAATCTCTATTCTCTCACCTAACACTCTCAAGGAGATAGAAGCTCCAGCTGAAGTCTCACCCACCACGATGACCTCCCCCATCTCACCCCACTTCACAG TGACGGAACGCCAGACCTTCCAGCCCTGGCCTGAGAGGCTCAGCAACAACGTGGAAGAGCTCCTACAATCCTCCTTGTCCCTGGGAGGCCAGGAGCAAGCGCCAGAGCACAAGCAGGAGCAAGGAGTGGAGCACAGGCAGGAGCTGACACAAGAGCACAAGCAGGAAGAGGGGCAGAAACAGCAAGAGCAAGAAGAGGAACAGGAAGAGGGAAAGCAGGAAGAAGGACAGGGGACTAAGGAGGGACTGGAGGCTGCGTCTCAGCTGCAGACAGACTCAGAGCCCAAGTTTCACTCTGAATCTTTATCTTCTAACCCTTCCTCCTTTGCTCCCCGGGTACGAGAAGTAGAGTCTACTCCTATGATGATGGAGAACATCCAGGAGCTCATTCGATCAGCCCAGGAaatagatgaaatgaatgaaatatatgaTGAGAACTCCTACTGGAGAAACCAAAACCCTGGCAG CCTCCTGCAGCTGCCCCACACAGAGGCCTTGCTGGTGCTGTGCTATTCAATCGTGGAGAATACCTGCATCATAACCCCCACAGCCAAGGCCTGGAAGTACATGGAGGAGGAGATCCTTGGTTTCGGGAAGTCG GTCTGTGACAGCCTTGGGCGGCGACACATGTCTACCTGTGCCCTCTGTGACTTCTGCTCCTTGAAGCTGGAGCAGTGCCACTCAGAGGCCAGCCTGCAGCGGCAACAATGCGACACCTCTCACAAGACTCCCTTTGTCAGCCCCTTGCTTGCCTCCCAGAGCCTGTCCATCGGCAACCAG GTAGGGTCCCCAGAATCAGGCCGCTTTTACGGGCTGGATTTGTACGGTGGGCTCCGCATGGACTTCTGGTGTGCCCGGCTTGCCACGAAAGGCTGTGAAGATGTTCGAGTCTCTGGGTGGCTCCAGACTGAGTTCCTTAGCTTCCAGGATGGGGATTTCCCTACCAAG ATTTGTGACACAGACTATATCCAGTACCCAAACTACTGTTCCTTCAAAAGCCAGCAGTGTCTGATGAGAAACCGCAATCGGAAG GTGTCCCGCATGAGATGTCTGCAGAATGAGACTTACAGTGCGCTGAGCCCTGGCAAAAGTGAGGACGTTGTGCTTCGATGGAGCCAGGAGTTCAGCACCTTGACTCTAGGCCAGTTCGGATGA
- the ACRBP gene encoding acrosin-binding protein isoform X2, which produces MRKPAAGFLPSLLKVLLLPLAPAAAQDSTQASTPGSPLSPTEYERFFALLTPTWKAETTCRLRATHGCRNPTLVQLDQYENHGLVPDGAVCSNLPYASWFESFCQFTQYRCSNHVYYAKRVLCSQPISILSPNTLKEIEAPAEVSPTTMTSPISPHFTVTERQTFQPWPERLSNNVEELLQSSLSLGGQEQAPEHKQEQGVEHRQELTQEHKQEEGQKQQEQEEEQEEGKQEEGQGTKEGLEAASQLQTDSEPKFHSESLSSNPSSFAPRVREVESTPMMMENIQELIRSAQEIDEMNEIYDENSYWRNQNPGSLLQLPHTEALLVLCYSIVENTCIITPTAKAWKYMEEEILGFGKSVGSPESGRFYGLDLYGGLRMDFWCARLATKGCEDVRVSGWLQTEFLSFQDGDFPTKICDTDYIQYPNYCSFKSQQCLMRNRNRKVSRMRCLQNETYSALSPGKSEDVVLRWSQEFSTLTLGQFG; this is translated from the exons ATGAGGAAGCCAGCCGCTGGCTTCCTTCCCTCACTCCTGAAGG TGCTGCTCCTGCCTCTGGCACCTGCCGCAGCCCAGGATTCGACTCAGGCCTCCACTCCAGGCAGCCCTCTCTCTCCCACCGAATACGAACGCTTCTTCGCACTGCTGACTccaacctggaaggcagagactaCCTGCCGTCTCCGTGCAACCCACGGCTGCCGGAATCCCACACTCGTCCAGCTGGACCAATATGAAAACCACGGCTTAGTGCCCGATG GTGCTGTCTGCTCCAACCTCCCTTATGCCTCCTGGTTTGAGTCTTTCTGCCAGTTTACTCAGTACCGTTGCTCCAACCACGTCTACTATGCCAAG AGAGTCCTGTGTTCCCAGCCAATCTCTATTCTCTCACCTAACACTCTCAAGGAGATAGAAGCTCCAGCTGAAGTCTCACCCACCACGATGACCTCCCCCATCTCACCCCACTTCACAG TGACGGAACGCCAGACCTTCCAGCCCTGGCCTGAGAGGCTCAGCAACAACGTGGAAGAGCTCCTACAATCCTCCTTGTCCCTGGGAGGCCAGGAGCAAGCGCCAGAGCACAAGCAGGAGCAAGGAGTGGAGCACAGGCAGGAGCTGACACAAGAGCACAAGCAGGAAGAGGGGCAGAAACAGCAAGAGCAAGAAGAGGAACAGGAAGAGGGAAAGCAGGAAGAAGGACAGGGGACTAAGGAGGGACTGGAGGCTGCGTCTCAGCTGCAGACAGACTCAGAGCCCAAGTTTCACTCTGAATCTTTATCTTCTAACCCTTCCTCCTTTGCTCCCCGGGTACGAGAAGTAGAGTCTACTCCTATGATGATGGAGAACATCCAGGAGCTCATTCGATCAGCCCAGGAaatagatgaaatgaatgaaatatatgaTGAGAACTCCTACTGGAGAAACCAAAACCCTGGCAG CCTCCTGCAGCTGCCCCACACAGAGGCCTTGCTGGTGCTGTGCTATTCAATCGTGGAGAATACCTGCATCATAACCCCCACAGCCAAGGCCTGGAAGTACATGGAGGAGGAGATCCTTGGTTTCGGGAAGTCG GTAGGGTCCCCAGAATCAGGCCGCTTTTACGGGCTGGATTTGTACGGTGGGCTCCGCATGGACTTCTGGTGTGCCCGGCTTGCCACGAAAGGCTGTGAAGATGTTCGAGTCTCTGGGTGGCTCCAGACTGAGTTCCTTAGCTTCCAGGATGGGGATTTCCCTACCAAG ATTTGTGACACAGACTATATCCAGTACCCAAACTACTGTTCCTTCAAAAGCCAGCAGTGTCTGATGAGAAACCGCAATCGGAAG GTGTCCCGCATGAGATGTCTGCAGAATGAGACTTACAGTGCGCTGAGCCCTGGCAAAAGTGAGGACGTTGTGCTTCGATGGAGCCAGGAGTTCAGCACCTTGACTCTAGGCCAGTTCGGATGA